The following proteins are encoded in a genomic region of Sparus aurata chromosome 11, fSpaAur1.1, whole genome shotgun sequence:
- the LOC115591846 gene encoding adhesion G-protein coupled receptor D2 isoform X5, with amino-acid sequence MHWLLFLHLGLLGVFHSYISAFTLETKTLTYDESYYEYVPDRMQWSSAGKLCNQRSGALAAVSNPVENQELTSFLKSLNISQPVWIARKVTTHLTSSSQTLILQFTGRSDRKHARLLHKFPSMGSVTVCTLLRFDPNFFGISTIFSYSIKSYINEFQLRANLIQGELVQLALLVHGIHGPYQKSFGRNDSWHSVCVSWSQNGGRWALFADGRVVSRGDGLNTSDNIGSDGLFIIGQEQDTFGGSFKKDESFSGSITELHIWDRVLNDSEIETMEKSCTPISSGLVFKWSGAAMEIETSLTKLWRDNPCQGNSFLESLLDGNSLQNQTISFELFHSPQSDEDCGIFDPVVGSRGLAKCDSSKGAVCQFKKEVLDAITFPKTPFFSRLSKSPLTRLELSVNTSWDRDLTMLQQLTQSVLHTLEAGGPNLLTSSDVLYLTQMIEMDLPALASARAARVDAAEVMVSIATNYVKMASLMLEPHMAAKWMGLTEDGVNMGPFTIVKSIDHLTETLADMLSAERRGFTLSTKNIDVYIKWQKLSEESCRQVFKPFAVGSLTASNSGQDELLIPDTELQRIHTLGYKELMFIHTHFSHLSEIVSEAQEPPLSHQEKVKRSLPGHLASAVISATIRDASKAQTIPVAVEYTLSSSHVVEYSQRVTPVCAFWNFSLMHNHTNSWSSDGCKVTFAGSGVTSCLCNHTTNFAVLMNYLESKWSPEQELILTKLTFIGSGASLCALVVTLMLFTVLDIPKSDRTSIHKNLFIALICAQVILLCSGSAIHNKVACTLVAALLHLFFMAAFTWMLVEGLLLWSKVVAVNLSEDRHMKYYYLIGWGLPVLIVTITLASASGKYSADGYCWLSVQNGIIWGFAGPVIFIIMVNIMVLTRVVVITISTAKRRSIMLAMGTSPAEQAYEQIRAAVKAVLVLLPILGLTWLCGVLVPFSIVMAYIFILLNSLQGTQTVKVFICQ; translated from the exons atgcaCTGGTTATTGTTCCTACATTTAGGACTGCTT GGGGTTTTTCACAGCTATATCTCAG CCTTTACACTGGAAACTAAAACCCTGACATATGATGAGTCCTACTATGAGTATGTGCCTGATCGTATGCAGTGGAGCAGTGCAGGGAAGCTATGCAATCAGCGCTCTGGGGCCTTAGCCGCTGTCTCCAACCCAGTAGAAAACCAAGAACTGACCAGCTTTTTAAAATCGTTGAACATCTCTCAGCCTGTGTGGATTGCCAGGAAAGTCACGACACATCTCACAA GTTCCTCCCAGACCCTGATCCTGCAGTTCACCGGGCGCTCGGACAGGAAGCATGCCCGTCTCCTACACAAGTTCCCATCCATGGGCTCAGTGACTGTTTGCACCCTTCTCCGCTTTGATCCAAATTTCTTTGGAATTTCCACCATCTTCTCTTATTCCATTAAGTCATATATTAATGAGTTCCAGCTCCGTGCAAACCTGATCCAGGGCGAGCTTGTTCAGCTGGCTCTGCTGGTCCATGGCATTCATGGACCATACCAAAAATCCTTTGGCCGCAATGACTCCTGGCACTCAGTGTGCGTGTCTTGGAGCCAGAATGGTGGACGTTGGGCACTCTTTGCTGATGGCCGTGTGGTCTCAAGGGGTGATGGCTTAAACACTTCTGACAACATTGGCAGTGATGGTCTTTTTATTATCGGGCAGGAGCAGGACACCTTTGGGGGTTCTTTTAAGAAGGATGAGTCATTCTCAGGGAGCATCACAGAGCTGCACATATGGGATCGGGTACTGAACGACAGCGAAATTGAGACTATGGAAAAGTCGTGTACACCCATTTCCTCTGGGCTGGTGTTCAAGTGGAGTGGAGCAGCCATGGAAATAGAGACCTCCCTTACGAAGCTATGGAGAGACAACCCATGTCAAG GAAACTCATTCTTGGAGTCCCTCCTGGATGGAAATTCTTTGCAGAATCAAACCATTTCCTTTGAGTTGTTCCATAGTCCTCAGTCTGATGAGGATTGTGGCATCTTTGACCCTGTTGTGGGGAGTAGGGGCCTTGCCAAATGCGACTCATCGAAAGGGGCTGTCTGCCAATTTAAGAAAG AAGTGTTGGACGCTATCACTTTTCCGAAGACACCATTCTTCAGTAGATTGAGCAAGAGTCCTCTAACCAGACTT gagctgagtgTTAACACCTCCTGGGACAGAGATCTGACCATGCTACAGCAGCTGACGCAGTCTGTTCTGCATACATTGGAGGCTGGTGGCCCAAACCTCCTCACCTCTAGTGATGTCCTCTACCTCACCCAGATGATTGAGATGGACCTACCTGCACTGGCTAGCGCTCGTGCTGCCAGAGTTGATGCAGCAGAAGTCATGGTATCCATTGCTACCAACTACGTAAAGATGGCGAGTTTAATGTTGGAGCCCCATATGGCTGCAAAGTGGATGGGTCTTACAGAGGATGGG GTCAACATGGGGCCTTTTACTATTGTCAAGAGCATTGACCATCTCACTGAAACTCTTGCAGATATGCTATCTGCTGAGAGAAGAGGCTTCACTCTTTCCACCAAGAACATAG ATGTGTACATAAAGTGGCAGAAGCTGTCTGAAGAGAGTTGTCGTCAGGTCTTCAAGCCATTTGCAGTCGGGTCTCTCACCGCCAGCAACAGTGGTCAGGATGAATTGCTCATCCCTGACACTGAGCTCCAGAGGATCCACACACTGG GATATAAAGAACTGATGTTTATTCATACCCATTTCAGCCATCTGAGTGAGATTGTGTCTGAAGCCCAGGAGCCTCCACTGAGTCACCAAGAGAAAGTTAAAAG AAGCCTCCCAGGTCACCTGGCCTCTGCTGTCATATCCGCTACCATCCGTGATGCATCCAAAGCCCAAACCATCCCTGTGGCCGTCGAGTACACCCTTTCCTCATCACATGTG GTGGAGTATTCACAGCGTGTTACTCCTGTTTGTGCCTTTTGGAATTTCAGCTTGAT GCACAATCATACCAATAGCTGGTCCAGTGATGGTTGCAAGGTGACCTTTGCGGGTTCtggtgtcacttcctgtctatGTAACCACACCACCAACTTTGCGGTGCTCATGAATTACCTTGAGTCGAAG TGGAGTCCTGAGCAAGAGCTTATTTTGACCAAGCTGACGTTCATTGGCTCCGGCGCGTCTCTGTGTGCGCTGGTGGTGACCTTAATGTTGTTCACTGTGCTGGA CATCCCCAAATCTGACAGGACGTCTATTCATAAGAACCTGTTCATCGCTCTGATCTGCGCCCAGGTGATACTGCTCTGCAGTGGCTCAGCTATTCACAATAAG GTGGCATGTACACTTGTGGCAGCActgctccatctcttcttcaTGGCAGCATTTACCTGGATGCTAGTGGAGGGTCTGCTGCTCTGGAGCAAGGTGGTCGCAGTCAACCTAAGCGAGGACCGACACATGAAGTATTACTATCTCATCGGCTGGG GTCTGCCGGTGTTGATAGTCACTATTACGCTGGCATCAGCCTCAGGCAAATACTCGGCCGACGGCTACTGTTGGCTCAGTGTCCAGAATGGCATTATCTGGGGCTTTGCTGGGCCTGTCATCTTCATCATTATG gtgaaTATCATGGTACTGACCAGGGTGGTGGTCATCACCATCTCCACTGCAAAGAGAAGGTCCATCATGTTGGCCATGGGCACCAGTCCTGCGGAACAAGCCTATGAGCAAATAAG GGCTGCAGTGAAAGCAGTGTTGGTGTTGCTGCCCATCCTCGGATTGACATGGCTTTGTGGTGTATTGGTGCCATTCTCCATTGTCATGGCCTACATCTTCATCCTCCTTAACTCCTTGCAg GGTACACAGACTGTCAaggtttttatttgtcagtGA
- the LOC115591846 gene encoding adhesion G-protein coupled receptor D2 isoform X4, translating into MHWLLFLHLGLLGVFHSYISAFTLETKTLTYDESYYEYVPDRMQWSSAGKLCNQRSGALAAVSNPVENQELTSFLKSLNISQPVWIARKVTTHLTSSSQTLILQFTGRSDRKHARLLHKFPSMGSVTVCTLLRFDPNFFGISTIFSYSIKSYINEFQLRANLIQGELVQLALLVHGIHGPYQKSFGRNDSWHSVCVSWSQNGGRWALFADGRVVSRGDGLNTSDNIGSDGLFIIGQEQDTFGGSFKKDESFSGSITELHIWDRVLNDSEIETMEKSCTPISSGLVFKWSGAAMEIETSLTKLWRDNPCQGNSFLESLLDGNSLQNQTISFELFHSPQSDEDCGIFDPVVGSRGLAKCDSSKGAVCQFKKEVLDAITFPKTPFFSRLSKSPLTRLELSVNTSWDRDLTMLQQLTQSVLHTLEAGGPNLLTSSDVLYLTQMIEMDLPALASARAARVDAAEVMVSIATNYVKMASLMLEPHMAAKWMGLTEDGVNMGPFTIVKSIDHLTETLADMLSAERRGFTLSTKNIDVYIKWQKLSEESCRQVFKPFAVGSLTASNSGQDELLIPDTELQRIHTLGYKELMFIHTHFSHLSEIVSEAQEPPLSHQEKVKRSLPGHLASAVISATIRDASKAQTIPVAVEYTLSSSHVVEYSQRVTPVCAFWNFSLMHNHTNSWSSDGCKVTFAGSGVTSCLCNHTTNFAVLMNYLESKWSPEQELILTKLTFIGSGASLCALVVTLMLFTVLDIPKSDRTSIHKNLFIALICAQVILLCSGSAIHNKVACTLVAALLHLFFMAAFTWMLVEGLLLWSKVVAVNLSEDRHMKYYYLIGWGLPVLIVTITLASASGKYSADGYCWLSVQNGIIWGFAGPVIFIIMVNIMVLTRVVVITISTAKRRSIMLAMGTSPAEQAYEQIRAAVKAVLVLLPILGLTWLCGVLVPFSIVMAYIFILLNSLQGLFIFLIYGVYNTEVRSTVNRIKERRKALNFSNCASSRPSSSVTSSRPVSFPLGTTSNQEEEATSTYGTPDPGKGEERTRVFPS; encoded by the exons atgcaCTGGTTATTGTTCCTACATTTAGGACTGCTT GGGGTTTTTCACAGCTATATCTCAG CCTTTACACTGGAAACTAAAACCCTGACATATGATGAGTCCTACTATGAGTATGTGCCTGATCGTATGCAGTGGAGCAGTGCAGGGAAGCTATGCAATCAGCGCTCTGGGGCCTTAGCCGCTGTCTCCAACCCAGTAGAAAACCAAGAACTGACCAGCTTTTTAAAATCGTTGAACATCTCTCAGCCTGTGTGGATTGCCAGGAAAGTCACGACACATCTCACAA GTTCCTCCCAGACCCTGATCCTGCAGTTCACCGGGCGCTCGGACAGGAAGCATGCCCGTCTCCTACACAAGTTCCCATCCATGGGCTCAGTGACTGTTTGCACCCTTCTCCGCTTTGATCCAAATTTCTTTGGAATTTCCACCATCTTCTCTTATTCCATTAAGTCATATATTAATGAGTTCCAGCTCCGTGCAAACCTGATCCAGGGCGAGCTTGTTCAGCTGGCTCTGCTGGTCCATGGCATTCATGGACCATACCAAAAATCCTTTGGCCGCAATGACTCCTGGCACTCAGTGTGCGTGTCTTGGAGCCAGAATGGTGGACGTTGGGCACTCTTTGCTGATGGCCGTGTGGTCTCAAGGGGTGATGGCTTAAACACTTCTGACAACATTGGCAGTGATGGTCTTTTTATTATCGGGCAGGAGCAGGACACCTTTGGGGGTTCTTTTAAGAAGGATGAGTCATTCTCAGGGAGCATCACAGAGCTGCACATATGGGATCGGGTACTGAACGACAGCGAAATTGAGACTATGGAAAAGTCGTGTACACCCATTTCCTCTGGGCTGGTGTTCAAGTGGAGTGGAGCAGCCATGGAAATAGAGACCTCCCTTACGAAGCTATGGAGAGACAACCCATGTCAAG GAAACTCATTCTTGGAGTCCCTCCTGGATGGAAATTCTTTGCAGAATCAAACCATTTCCTTTGAGTTGTTCCATAGTCCTCAGTCTGATGAGGATTGTGGCATCTTTGACCCTGTTGTGGGGAGTAGGGGCCTTGCCAAATGCGACTCATCGAAAGGGGCTGTCTGCCAATTTAAGAAAG AAGTGTTGGACGCTATCACTTTTCCGAAGACACCATTCTTCAGTAGATTGAGCAAGAGTCCTCTAACCAGACTT gagctgagtgTTAACACCTCCTGGGACAGAGATCTGACCATGCTACAGCAGCTGACGCAGTCTGTTCTGCATACATTGGAGGCTGGTGGCCCAAACCTCCTCACCTCTAGTGATGTCCTCTACCTCACCCAGATGATTGAGATGGACCTACCTGCACTGGCTAGCGCTCGTGCTGCCAGAGTTGATGCAGCAGAAGTCATGGTATCCATTGCTACCAACTACGTAAAGATGGCGAGTTTAATGTTGGAGCCCCATATGGCTGCAAAGTGGATGGGTCTTACAGAGGATGGG GTCAACATGGGGCCTTTTACTATTGTCAAGAGCATTGACCATCTCACTGAAACTCTTGCAGATATGCTATCTGCTGAGAGAAGAGGCTTCACTCTTTCCACCAAGAACATAG ATGTGTACATAAAGTGGCAGAAGCTGTCTGAAGAGAGTTGTCGTCAGGTCTTCAAGCCATTTGCAGTCGGGTCTCTCACCGCCAGCAACAGTGGTCAGGATGAATTGCTCATCCCTGACACTGAGCTCCAGAGGATCCACACACTGG GATATAAAGAACTGATGTTTATTCATACCCATTTCAGCCATCTGAGTGAGATTGTGTCTGAAGCCCAGGAGCCTCCACTGAGTCACCAAGAGAAAGTTAAAAG AAGCCTCCCAGGTCACCTGGCCTCTGCTGTCATATCCGCTACCATCCGTGATGCATCCAAAGCCCAAACCATCCCTGTGGCCGTCGAGTACACCCTTTCCTCATCACATGTG GTGGAGTATTCACAGCGTGTTACTCCTGTTTGTGCCTTTTGGAATTTCAGCTTGAT GCACAATCATACCAATAGCTGGTCCAGTGATGGTTGCAAGGTGACCTTTGCGGGTTCtggtgtcacttcctgtctatGTAACCACACCACCAACTTTGCGGTGCTCATGAATTACCTTGAGTCGAAG TGGAGTCCTGAGCAAGAGCTTATTTTGACCAAGCTGACGTTCATTGGCTCCGGCGCGTCTCTGTGTGCGCTGGTGGTGACCTTAATGTTGTTCACTGTGCTGGA CATCCCCAAATCTGACAGGACGTCTATTCATAAGAACCTGTTCATCGCTCTGATCTGCGCCCAGGTGATACTGCTCTGCAGTGGCTCAGCTATTCACAATAAG GTGGCATGTACACTTGTGGCAGCActgctccatctcttcttcaTGGCAGCATTTACCTGGATGCTAGTGGAGGGTCTGCTGCTCTGGAGCAAGGTGGTCGCAGTCAACCTAAGCGAGGACCGACACATGAAGTATTACTATCTCATCGGCTGGG GTCTGCCGGTGTTGATAGTCACTATTACGCTGGCATCAGCCTCAGGCAAATACTCGGCCGACGGCTACTGTTGGCTCAGTGTCCAGAATGGCATTATCTGGGGCTTTGCTGGGCCTGTCATCTTCATCATTATG gtgaaTATCATGGTACTGACCAGGGTGGTGGTCATCACCATCTCCACTGCAAAGAGAAGGTCCATCATGTTGGCCATGGGCACCAGTCCTGCGGAACAAGCCTATGAGCAAATAAG GGCTGCAGTGAAAGCAGTGTTGGTGTTGCTGCCCATCCTCGGATTGACATGGCTTTGTGGTGTATTGGTGCCATTCTCCATTGTCATGGCCTACATCTTCATCCTCCTTAACTCCTTGCAg